The proteins below come from a single Aegilops tauschii subsp. strangulata cultivar AL8/78 chromosome 6, Aet v6.0, whole genome shotgun sequence genomic window:
- the LOC120969265 gene encoding uncharacterized protein yields MTRLHHRRVSMARSNKSSSSASVGNNGSTRPTAQAKKPRTPRTRTSAGLRLEEIDRPLIVPVGMAWERHPYSARDPSTVLGALVRQMYPPPIGPKNDQKPVLCWEDYKWSRGPEVRTAASKIVEEFWWRFKCDPSEQEKADGVLEENLTRKVKQMLHEEKAAAIKRLKKKGQLPTELTEEDEDGNRWPTKEALISAKRVDFGTDVGWRLLCEHWSSTEFRGLSLTNKRNRLANGDTVFHCSGARNVVATRQFLKLKTGKDPGIFGAWLHTHKLHRGTDEEQICSQRTADHWEDFDKAMKNAHGENWEEEHPDLDGQIIYEAAGRMPHGRLGIANELFSKAEKAKFKSKRAMASQPVQSPKEERLEREHKHLKQEIKRLRGIELVVQSLAEEGGVDFDGIMQSAADDLSPSYSEGGFQRGRGDVPQHQTEKGMGSRTGGSTSHGNDDEDDYYGNGGYDNYGEGDLYGDEHYDHYGDGEYDDYGDEDDYGSGYGGGDGDDDDWL; encoded by the exons atgaccCGCTTGCATCATAGGCGTGTCTCAATGGCTAGGTCGAACAAGTCTTCTTCTAGTGCCTCCGTAGGAAACAATGGATCAACTCGGCCAACTGCACAAGCTAAAAAGCCTAGAACACCAAGAACTAGGACTTCAGCCGGTCTCAGACTAGAGGAAATTGACCGACCGCTTATAGTTCCCGTTGGCAT GGCATGGGAAAGGCACCCATACAGCGCTCGTGATCCATCAACGGTGCTAGGTGCCTTAGTGCGCCAGATGTATCCACCGCCAATTGGTccaaaaaatgatcagaaaccgGTATTGTGTTGGGAGGACTACAAGTGGTCCCGTGGTCCAGAAGTAAGAACAGCagcttccaaaatagtggaagaATTTTGG TGGCGTTTCAAGTGTGACCCATCGGAGCAAGAGAAGGCAGATGGTGTTTTGGAGGAGAACTTAACTAGGAAAGTGAAGCAGATGCTACATGAGGAAAAGGCGGCAGCCATCAAAAGATTAAAGAAGAAGGGACAATTGCCTACAGAACTAACAGAAGAGGATGAGGATGGTAACCGCTGGCCAACTAAGGAAGCTTTAATTTCTGCAAAGAGAGTTGACTTTGGTACAGACGTTGGTTGGCGTCTACTATGTGAGCACTGGAGTAGTACTGAATTTAGAGGGTTATCTTTAACCAACAAGAGGAACAGACTTGCTAATGGGGACACGGTCTTCCATTGTAGTGGTGCTAGAAATGTTGTCGCCACACGTCAATTTCTG AAACTCAAAACCGGGAAAGATCCTGGAATTTTTGGTGCTTGGCTTCACACGCACAAATTGCATCGAGGGACTGATGAAGAGCAGATATGCAGTCAAAGAACTGCTGATCATTGG gaggatttTGATAAGGCAATGAAAAATGCCCATGGAGAAAATTGGGAAGAGGAGCACCCGGATTTAGATGGACAAATCATCTACGAAGCAGCAGGCAGAATGCCACATGGCAGGCTGGGAATTGCTAATGAGTTGTTTAGCAAAGCAGAGAAGGCGAAGTTTAAGTCTAAAAGGGCGATGGCCTCACAGCCGGTGCAATCTCCTAAGGAGGAGCGTCTAGAAAGAGAACACAAACATTTGAAGCAGGAGATCAAGCGTCTTCGAGGCATTGAGCTTGTTGTTCAG TCTTTGGCTGAGGAAGGGGGAGTCGACTTTGATGGCATAATGCAATCAGCAGCAGATGACTTG TCTCCATCATATTCTGAAGGCGGATTTCAAAGGGGACGAGGTGATGTGCCTCAACACCAAACCGAAAAG GGAATGGGAAGCAGGACTGGAGGCAGTACAAGTCATGgaaatgatgatgaggatgactaCTATGGCAATGGGGGATATGATAACTATGGCGAGGGTGATCTGTATGGTGATGAGCACTACGATCACTATGGCGATGGGGAATATGATGACTATGGAGATGAGGATGACTATGGCTCTGGCTATGGCGGTGGCGATGGCGATGATGATGATTGGCTATAA
- the LOC141026103 gene encoding uncharacterized protein produces MGTRGGILVAWDATIAQLSNPHYTDHTLTTLVMCPEDERPWWLTCVYGLQDEADKVEFLQDLIDIRDLHVGPWLVAGDFNLIAKEEDKSNALINRRMMGRFRAKLNVLELKELYLNGRRYTWSNERKVATMEKIDHVFVSNEWDEAYPTCFLSALGTAVSDHCPLMLDMNVSICTKRRFKFESFWTRAEGFFDVVKLAWTTTPAASNDYLTLQNKLRATTLSLQKWSDRWIGNVKLQIAIALEVIKQLDIAMEARVLLDAERELRKCLKRKLLGLSSLERTIARQRSRMLQLREGDGKTRLFHQQASHRQRKNVMRTVRYNDQLYSRQEEVASVVDVYFGAAFGASNSRRHALNLEELGLLCLDLLHLDQSFTEEEVEGVIKSMPRDKASGLDGFTSRFYATCWSIVKEDFMRAMDCFYKGGMRGLSAINKSLGSLLPKKEGALEVSDFRPINLVHGAVKIFEKVLACKLVEGLPKLVGNNQSAFVKGRSLHDNFMLVQSTARRLHALRNSAVLLKPNISKAFDSVQWPFLIEVLQHMGFGPRWRSWIRGILSTSTTKVMVNGDPGDTIYNCKGLRQGDPISPMLFILTMEPMQKMVQLTVTRGVLAPLARVGIEKRLSIFADDVVFFVKPNKVDLAASKCIFELFGEASGL; encoded by the coding sequence ATGGGGACACGAGGTGGGATCTTGGTGGCATGGGACGCTACGATTGCACAACTCTCGAATCCACACTATACTGACCATACACTCACAACACTTGTGATGTGTCCGGAAGACGAGCGGCCATGGTGGCTCACCTGTGTGTATGGGCTGCAGGATGAGGCCGACAAGGTGGAGTTTTTGCAAGATCTAATCGACATCCGTGACTTGCACGTTGGGCCCTGGTTGGTGGCTGGAGATTTCAATCTCATTGCTAAGGAGGAAGACAAAAGCAATGCTTTGATCAATCGCAGGATGATGGGCAGGTTCCGGGCGAAGTTAAACGTGCTAGAGCTAAAGGAGCTCTACCTAAATGGTAGACGATATACGTGGTCTAATGAGAGGAAGGTGGCCACTATGGAGAAGATCGATCATGTGTTCGTGTCAAACGAGTGGGATGAGGCATATCCGACGTGCTTTCTCTCGGCTTTGGGCACCGCGGTCTCGGATCATTGCCCGTTAATGTTGGACATGAATGTGTCCATCTGTACTAAGAGGAGGTTCAAGTTTGAGTCTTTCTGGACTCGTGCAGAAGGATTTTTCGATGTGGTCAAGTTGGCTTGGACTACGACACCTGCGGCCTCTAATGATTACCTTACGTTGCAAAACAAGCTAAGGGCCACAACGTTGAGCCTTCAAAAGTGGAGTGATCGCTGGATTGGTAACGTGAAGCTACAAATTGCCATTGCACTTGAGGTTATCAAGCAATTGGATATTGCTATGGAGGCAAGGGTGCTATTGGATGCGGAGAGGGAGTTGCGTAAGTGTTTGAAGAGGAAGCTCTTAGGCTTGAGCTCGTTGGAGAGAACAATCGCTAGGCAGCGATCGAGAATGCTACAGCTACGTGAGGGCGACGGGAAGACGAGGCTTTTTCACCAGCAAGCAAGTCATAGGCAACGGAAGAACGTCATGCGGACAGTGAGGTATAATGATCAACTATACTCTAGGCAGGAAGAAGTTGCATCAGTTGTGGATGTGTACTTTGGCGCGGCCTTTGGTGCCTCAAACTCTAGAAGGCACGCGCTGAACTTGGAGGAGCTGGGCCTTCTGTGCCTTGATCTGTTGCACCTCGACCAATCGTTTACCGAGGAGGAGGTTGAAGGGGTGATCAAGTCGATGCCCCGGGATAAAGCGTCGGGTCTGGATGGTTTTACTAGCAGGTTTTACGCAACATGTTGGAGTATAGTCAAAGAAGATTTCATGAGAGCCATGGATTGTTTTTACAAGGGTGGCATGAGGGGCCTGTCGGCCATCAACAAGTCCTTAGGCTCTCTTCTGCCCAAGAAAGAAGGAGCCCTGGAGGTGAGTGACTTCAGACCCATAAATCTTGTGCATGGGGCAGTGAAGATTTTCGAGAAGGTGCTTGCATGTAAACTGGTGGAGGGTCTGCCTAAATTGGTTGGTAACAACcaaagtgcttttgtcaagggcaGATCATTACATGATAATTTCATGCTTGTGCAAAGCACGGCAAGACGGCTGCATGCATTGAGAAACTCCGCTGTTCTGCTTAAGCCGAACATTTCAAAAGCGTTCGACTCGGTGCAATGGCCCTTCTTGATTGAGGTGTTGCAGCATATGGGCTTCGGGCCAAGGTGGAGATCATGGATTCGTGGGATCCTTTCAACATCCACCACAAAAGTTATGGTAAATGGTGACCCGGGTGACACGATCTACAACTGCAAAGGGCTACGGCAAGGGGATCCTATCTCCCCAATGCTATTCATTCTAACTATGGAGCCAATGCAGAAGATGGTGCAGTTGACCGTGACCCGAGGGGTGCTGGCACCCTTGGCGCGTGTGGGCATTGAGAAGCGACTATCAATCTTTGCGGACGACGTTGTATTTTTTGTCAAGCCCAACAAGGTGGATCTTGCGGCTTCCAAGTGTATTTTTGAGCTATTTGGGGAAGCGTCAGGCCTGTGA